A part of Periophthalmus magnuspinnatus isolate fPerMag1 chromosome 19, fPerMag1.2.pri, whole genome shotgun sequence genomic DNA contains:
- the LOC117386804 gene encoding WD repeat-containing protein 49, with the protein MGFAEFREVIHLVIGSDAEDEWVKRFFDEVDISCTGQVSWQQLCSYLLLEYRERSRASVPAAALQDAQQDAQHVYRHCPHNQREPTVRVVAVFHPPPLRYISVSKGGHVTVWNKHLNITKTLKLAGDPSEEVAHTKRFQGWVTDAVYMRNAHKVAISTDCRDIHFINISTTSAFEDFHLYGFPCVPTAICYWYDVQYPFEPSKLLIGNEKGGIHVLQFLNPTKCLFKNMIKKEKRLQRVYLQHLSDHESAVSYRYIPSVHHNPITRIMFEMCTGVIMTSSESSATSVVCISMSEKLNPYIWKIREGVKCFDHNVPLQLIVTGGSDCAVRLWARYVTTRPLATLLGHHAAVIDVAIYQPVEQIFSYSRDAELRIWDITTHGCLKTVRLHFPCLQAAQIPEHGNFPFLLLSQPLPDEMSPHLLVGCKDYLALLSLSDRQGLGQGGRLTDQLADGRPKVPLSCALYNPTLQQVVTGSMDSTVCVWDLETGRKALHISSSHGEEELSCMALDTSQRRLITGAHNGTIKVWNLLNGLNLHKLEPLNSVVTGLLCLHGDHLFAVGWSQCIVEYDLVSSKDLHVKGSRAWKSSRLHKSDIRALTHCPALGITAIATRKRGVIVWKLETQKPVLSLSKETSSGNVPPVDCLIFLQHRAGNRHLRNKGVLVSSQAGAVCFWSITGQTHSYGHFFAPDKSDDCVLTLSSNQSENTVLVSGDTAGRLHIWDISHYGLDIPDQTLSEGPPLLHCWRAHTGAVMAVEVLKMADTLFILSASADGSAGLWTQDGDHAGSFGQEVLWNLTDACSFQAKRDTQSSLNGERCDQLQSPDPGDSGQTSQGKLSAEDCPCGEFEKEHQGPHTAMYKPPQSNSSLAEPRRKLSYLSNADMYHTIKSMTF; encoded by the exons ATGGGGTTTGCGGAGTTTAGGGAAGTCATTCATTTGGTGATTGGGTCAGATGCAGAGGATGAGTGGGTCAAGCGCTTCTTTGATGAG GTGGATATAAGCTGCACGGGACAGGTGAGCTGGCAGCAGCTGTGCTCCTACCTCCTGTTGGAGTACAGAGAGAGGTCCAGGGCCTCTGTCCCCGCCGCAGCTCTGCAGGACGCACAGCAGGACGCACAGCATGTGTACAGACACTGCCCCCACAACCAG AGGGAGCCAACAGTCCGTGTAGTAGCTGTTTTCCATCCCCCTCCACTGCGTTACATTAGTGTCAGTAAAGGTGGCCACGTCACTGTTTGGAACAAACACCTCAACATCACTAAAACTCTAAAG ctTGCTGGAGATCCATCAGAGGAAGTTGCTCATACTAAAAGATTCCAAGGATGGGTCACTGATGCTGTGTACATGAGGAATGCACATAAAGTGGCCATTTCAACAGACTGCAGGGACATCCACTTCATCAATATCTCCACAACTAGTGCATTTGAGGACTTCCATCTGTATG GGTTTCCATGTGTCCCCACTGCTATTTGCTACTGGTATGATGTccag tATCCATTTGAACCATCAAAACTGCTTATAGGCAATGAAAAGGGAGGGATTCATGTGTTGCAGTTTCTAAACCCAACCAAATGCCTTTTCAAGAACATGAtcaagaaagagaagaggcttCAACGGGTCTATCTTCAG CACCTTAGTGACCATGAGAGCGCTGTGTCATATCGCTATATCCCGAGCGTGCACCACAACCCAATCACCAGGATCATGTTTGAAATGTGTACCGGTGTGATCATGACTTCTTCAGAGAGTTCTGCTACCTCTGTGGTTTGCATCAGTATGTCAGAAAAGCTAAATCCATACATTTGGAAAATCAGGGAG GGAGTAAAATGTTTTGACCACAATGTGCCTCTGCAGCTGATTGTGACTGGAGGCAGTGACTGTGCAGTGCGGCTGTGGGCTCGATATGTGACCACACGTCCTCTGGCCACACTGCTGGGTCACCATGCTGCAGTTATTGATGTTGCAATCTACCAACCTGTGGAGCAGATTTTCAGCTACTCCAGAGATGCA GAGCTGAGGATCTGGGACATCACCACACATGGATGTCTtaaaactgtcagattgcatttCCCCTGTCTGCAAGCTGCCCAAATCCCTGAACATGGCAATTTTCCTTTCCTGCTTCTAAGCCAACCTCTTCCCGATGAAATGTCGCCTCATTTACTGGTGGGATGCAAGGACTACCTGGCACTGCTCAGTCTCTCAGATAGACAAGGGTTAGGGCAAGGAGGGCGGCTGACTGATCAATTAGCAGACGGCAGGCCAAAGGTACCCCTGTCCTGTGCATTATACAACCCCACTCTGCAGCAGGTGGTGACTGGGTCCATGGACTCAACAGTCTGTGTGTGGGACCTGGAGACTGGGAGGAAGGCACTACACATCTCCAGTTCTCacggagaggaggagctgagctgCATGGCATTAGATACATCACAAAGAAGGCTCATTACTGGGGCGCATAATGGGACTATTAAG GTGTGGAACCTACTGAATGGACTGAACCTGCACAAACTCGAGCCTCTCAACTCCGTGGTCACTGGGCTGTTGTGTCTTCATGGTGATCACTTATTTGCTGTTGGTTGGAGTCAGTGTATTGTAGAATATGACCTAGTATCCTCTAAG GATTTGCATGTGAAAGGCAGCAGGGCCTGGAAGTCGAGTAGACTCCACAAATCGGACATCCGTGCTCTGACACATTGTCCTGCTTTGGGCATCACTGCTATAGCAACACGAAAAAGAGGGGTCATTGTCTGgaagctggaaacacaaaagCCAGTTCTCAGTTTATCCAAAGAGACATCCTCAGG AAATGTGCCACCAGTAGATTGCCTCATATTCCTCCAGCACCGAGCGGGAAACAGACATTTAAGAAATAAAGGAGTCTTGGTGTCATCACAGGCTGGTGCTGTCTGCTTCTGGAGcatcactggacaaacacacTCTTATG GTCATTTCTTTGCTCCAGATAAGTCAGATGACTGTGTTCTCACCCTGAGCTCCAACCAGTCTGAAAACACTGTACTTGTCTCTGGGGACACAGCCGGCCGGCTTCACATCTGGGACATCTCTCACTATGGACTTGATATTCCAGACCAG ACCCTCAGCGAGGGCCCTCCTTTGCTGCACTGCTGGAGGGCACATACAGGAGCAGTGATGGCTGTGGAAGTCCTAAAGATGGCCGACACACTGTTTATCCTGTCTGCTTCAGCTGATGGGTCGGCTGGACTCTGGACACAAGATGGAGACCATGCGGGATCTTTTGGACAGGAAGTGCTGTGGAACCTCACTGATGCTTGCTCCTTTCAGGCTAAAAG ggacacacagagcAGTCTGAACGGAGAGCGCTGTGACCAGCTCCAAAGCCCTGACCCTGGGGACAGCGGTCAAACTTCACAGGGAAAGCTCTCTGCTGAAG ATTGCCCATGTGGCGAATTTGAGAAAGAACATCAAGGGCCTCACACAGCCATG TACAAACCTCCTCAGAGTAACTCGTCCTTGGCTGAACCAAGAAGGAAACTGAGCTATCTGTCAAATGCAGATATGTACCACACAATCAAGAGCATGACATTTTAG